From Acidiferrobacteraceae bacterium, one genomic window encodes:
- a CDS encoding DoxX family protein, translating to MQAVTRWLILWPESVAAHLQAIAPPFARIVTGWVFLWSGWGKLHNLPAVTENFIEWGIPFPHVLTPFVAGWEFVGGILLIAGLFTRIAAGGLGVVMIVAIISALWPQVDSLETLLGFYETTALAVFLWLAIAGVWCRLKVQPRIQEKSRLRV from the coding sequence ATGCAAGCTGTGACCAGATGGTTGATTCTTTGGCCCGAATCGGTGGCCGCGCATCTACAGGCAATTGCGCCACCGTTCGCGCGCATCGTGACGGGTTGGGTATTCTTGTGGAGCGGTTGGGGCAAGCTCCATAACCTGCCCGCCGTGACCGAGAATTTCATCGAATGGGGCATCCCGTTTCCTCATGTTCTCACGCCGTTTGTAGCGGGTTGGGAGTTTGTCGGTGGAATCCTTTTGATCGCCGGGCTGTTTACACGGATCGCGGCCGGCGGATTGGGCGTGGTCATGATTGTGGCGATTATTTCAGCCCTGTGGCCGCAGGTGGACTCGCTGGAGACACTACTTGGTTTCTATGAGACGACCGCGCTCGCGGTATTTCTGTGGCTCGCAATTGCCGGGGTGTGGTGCAGGCTAAAAGTCCAACCGAGAATACAAGAAAAATCGAGACTGCGAGTCTGA